The Pukyongia salina genome segment TGGTCGTTTCCATTCCGAAGTTGGAAAAGAAACTGAATTTTATATAGCTTAATCGTATAAAATCGGACTTTTTTTATACCGGATCCTCAACTTTTCTAAACGGGTATTTTATTACGTATTAACACAAACACAATACAGTTTAAGGAGCCTTAGTCTGCCCTTCTGGCCGAACTATATTACTTGGAACATGAACATTGGTCATTTCACCCTGCAACGCTATTCACCCGTAAAAAAGGGTTCGTATTGCTTTACCCTGAAATCGATGGTATTGAACTCTGGATCCTTGGCTTTCATCTCCTTGTACTGTGGGAGGCTTCCAACAGCCCTGTTCGCGGCTCCCGAAGGAGCTGTTAACGAAACTGTTCTTATAACTCTGGAATTATCAGGGAGTTGGAATTCATGAATTCGGGGTACTTCATCTACAATAATTTTCAACGGAATGCTGTATCGTTTCAGAAGTTTTCTGAAAAAATATTCCGGACCGTTCTTACTATTACCCCCCATAAATAACAGGGTGTCTATCGTAGGATTTTCGTCAAGGACTCTCACGAGATCGCGCAGCTTTACTCCCTTCATCCCAAGGTCGCTGGCATCTACTTTCTCCCGACTCGCAGATGCGACAATATCACATATTCCAATATGATGATCTTGGAGAAATTCTTTTCGCTTTGCGATGGCCTCTTCTGAAGTTTCGAAAGGTAATTCCAGATTGAATAATCGGTTAAGGATAGGCCACAACAAACCATCTCTGCTACCGTAACAAAAATCCACATCACCCGGTTTCAACTCTCCTGTTGTGAATCGTGGAGGCGGCAAGGTGCCCACTATTAATTTACGGGTATTTCCCGGGATAAATGGAGAGTATGGGTGTTTGTGAAGGAACACTACCTTATAAAGACAAGTTCACTATCTCCAGACATATCCTCACTAAATCCGTATCCCTCATAATTAAATCCTTTAAAGTCATCTACGGTTTTACATTCATTGTCGAAAATATAACGGGTCATATATCCTCGTGCTAGTTTGGCGAATGTCATGATCGCCTTGTATTCTCCGTTCTTGAAATCTTTAAAAGTGCAGGTAATAACCGGGACCTTTAATGATTTTGTATCAATTGCCTTGAAATATTCGTTACTCGCAAGGTTTACAAATACCTCATCCTCTTCGAGTTCTTCGTTAATCTTTTCCGTGATCTTTTGTTTCCAGAATTCGTACAGATTCTTTTTTACACCAACAGGAAATTTTGAACCCATCTCCAGCCTATAAGGTTGTATGAGATCCAGTGGTTTCAGGATGCCGTAAAGGCCGGAAATGATTCGCAAGGTATCTTGCATATAATCTATTTTTTCCTTCGGAAGGGTATATACGTCTATCCCACGATACACATCTCCACTAAAGGCGTAAACGGCCTGCCGGGAATTCTCTTTGGTAAAAGGCAACGCCCACTGCTGATTCCTCTCATAGTTTTGCTGTGCCAGGTTCTCCGAAATTCCCATCAGCTTTTTTAGAGATCTGGCCGATTTTTTCTTTAATATCTTATTGAGGCGTTCTGCTTCACTGAGGAAACTGGCTTCCGAATATCTTGAAGTGGGGAGTTTTGTTTCGAAATCCAACGATTTGGCTGGTGATATCACAACTTTCATAGCACGTAATTATTTATTCAAAAATAAGAAGAAAAGACCCATTACAAAAGGAATTCTATTATTAGAACTAATGCGGTCATTATTTTAAATTATTCGATCACATGCTTCGAATAATTACGCCATTTTTCCAGGCAAAGCTCCATATCTTCAGGGATGGGAGTCTCAAATCGCATCTGCTCTCCAGAGAAAGGATGCACAAAGCCCAGGGTGCGTGCATGTAGTGCTTGTCGTGGTAATACTTTGAAGCAATTTTCCACAAACTGTTTATACTTTGAGAAATGAGTCCCTTTTAAAATTGAGTCTCCCCCATAACGTTCGTCATTAAATAAGGTATGCCCAATGTGTTTTAAATGAACTCTAATCTGATGGGTTCTGCCCGTTTCCAGCCTGCAGGACAATAACGTAACATAACCAAGTCGCTCGAGTACCTTAAAATGAGTCACAGCTGGTTTTCCCTTCTCGGCATCATCTCCTTCGAATACTGTATTCTGTAATCTGTTTTTTGGATGTCTCCCAATATTTCCTTCAATCGTACCTTCATCCTCTTCCACATTTCCCCACACCAAAGCTACGTATTCACGCTCTGTGGTTTTATTGAAAAACTGCTTAGACAGATTGGTCATTACCTCTTCGGTCTTGGCGATAACCAACAGACCGCTCGTGTCCTTGTCGATCCTATGGACTAGTCCGGGTCGATTGCTACTGTTATTGGGAAGATTGTCGAAATGGAACGTTAATGCGTTGATGAGTGTCCCACTATAATTTCCATGCCCAGGATGTACAACCATTCCAGCCGGTTTATTTACAACTACGACTGCTTCATCTTCAAATACAATATCCAGGGGAATATCTTCCGGGGTAAGTAAAAATTCATAAGGCGGATGTTCAAAAAGCACCTGTACAACATCCCCGCCCTTTACTTTATAGTTCTGTTTTACGGGACTATCATTCACATGGATGTTTCCTTCCTTGGCGGCTTGCTGGATTTTATTACGCGTGGCATTCTCGATCTTATTCATAAGATATTTATCCACCCGTAAGGGTTGTTGCCCTTTATCGGCTACAAAGCGATAGTGTTCAAATAATTCATCGTTCCCGCTGGGTTCCTGTTCAGGATTAGTTGTCTCCTCCGTCATCCGTCTCGGCTGTTGGTTCATCGGTATCTCCTTCAGATTCCTCCTCTGCATTTCTGTTCAAACTTCCCGATCCATCTCCTAATATGAGATCGATAACAGCAGTCTTTGGGAGCTCATCACCCGGTTCTACCTTAGCTCCTTCATGTCGAAGTTCCAAAACTTCATCTTTAGCAATATATGGGCGATAACTTACTTTCCCAATGTTGAACCCCATGGCTAGTATAGTAGGTTCGGCTTGCCGGCGGGTTTTGCCAACTACCGGTGGAATCTTGATCTTGCGGTACCCTGAAGGATTGAGATACAGATAAATCTTTCGGTTCTCCTTAACAAACTTACCCGCTTTCGGGATCTGCTCGATCACCGAAAACCTGGGGTACTCAGGGTTGTAATTAGCAGAGTCCAGTATCTCGTAATTGAGATCCAGTTCATCCAGTTTGTCCTCAACCACATCCAATTGCAATTTTGCCAGGTCCGGGACTTCTATCTTCTGTCCGTGATTTGTTGTACTGCGCAACCACCACAATATTATAAAGGTGAGTATGATCACCGCCAATAAAGCAAAAAGCATCTGCTTTAAAAAGGTTTTGGTAGTGAGGAATTTCAGAAACGTCATACGTTGTGGGTTAGATGACAAAAATAGTAAACCTAAAGTTAGTAACTTCTTAGAGATTAGTGATATTTTTGTTAAACGCGCTTTTTACAAAAATGGTATGGCAAAGAAACATATAGCAGTCGCCATGGGCGGCTATTCAAGTGAATTCGATATTTCTCTGCAAAGTGGGAAGATCGTGTGTGAAAATCTGGATCGAAATAAATACCACGTCCATGCAGTGCAGATTACGAAACAGGGATGGTTTTACCTACCTGAAAATGGTGACAGAAAAACGATCGATCGATCCAATTTCAGTTTCGAAAACAATGGCGAAAAAATTGTTCCCGATGCGATCTTCAACACTATCCACGGGACACCCGGGGAAGATGGCTATATGGCAGCTTATTGGGAATTATTAGGGATCCCGCAAACGAGTGCCGGCTTTTACCAGGCAGCTCTTAGTTTTAACAAGAGGGATTGTCTTTCTGTTTTAAAGCACTTCGGAATTCACTGTGCCAATTCTTACTATATAAATAAAGGCACAGATTACGACCTGGAGGCCATAGTGTTATCCACAGGGTTACCCTGTTTTGTAAAACCTAATCGTGCTGGTTCCAGTTTTGGGATTAGTAAGGTGAACGACATGGAAGATCTGCAGCCCGCTATTGAAAAAGCTTTTACCGAAGATACCGAGGTCCTAATTGAAACCGCCCTGGTGGGGACCGAGGTTTCGGTAGGCACCTATCGAAAAGATGGTGAGATCATAGTTCTGCCGGTTACCGAAATTGTTTCGGAAAACGATTTTTTCGACTATGAAGCGAAATACCTAGGAAAATCCCAAGAGATCACACCCGCACGCATTTCGGATGAAGAAACCCAAACCGTCCAACTTGAAGCGAAAAAAGTTTACCATTTACTTAATATGACAGGGGTTTCACGCTCCGAATTCATCATACAGGATGGAGTTCCTTATTTTCTTGAAACCAATACAACGCCCGGATTGTCTTCAGAAAGTATAGTCCCTAAAATGGTTAAAGAGACTGGTATGTCTTTATCCGAATTCTTCGGAATTCTGGTGGATGAAGCATTGGTTAAAAAATAGTACATTTAACATATGAGACGAGCAGTTTTTCCAGGATCTTTCGACCCACTTACCCTGGGTCATGTCGATATTATTAAAAGGGCATTACCCCTGTTTGATGAGATCATTGTTGCCATTGGAATAAATGCGGACAAAAAATATATGTGGACGCTGGACCAGCGAAAATCATTCCTGGAAAAAACTTTTAAAGATTACCCTACTGTGCGCGTTGGTACCTATAGCGGACTCACAGCAGATTATTGTAAAAAGGAAAATGCTCAGTACATTTTACGCGGCCTGAGAAACACCGCAGATTTTACCTACGAGCAAACTATCGGCCAGGCGAACGAAAGGAACTTTGGCGTGGACAGTGTATTTCTTATGGGCTCCCCGGAAATGTCTTTCATTTCATCCTCTGTGGTTCGGGATATAGCCAGGAACGGTGGTGATTTCAGTAAATTGGTTCCCGATGCAGTAAAGTGATCTCGTCCCCTACCTTTTCACCTTACAGTAATTCAGCATAAATAAGCATTGTAATATGT includes the following:
- a CDS encoding PASTA domain-containing protein is translated as MTFLKFLTTKTFLKQMLFALLAVIILTFIILWWLRSTTNHGQKIEVPDLAKLQLDVVEDKLDELDLNYEILDSANYNPEYPRFSVIEQIPKAGKFVKENRKIYLYLNPSGYRKIKIPPVVGKTRRQAEPTILAMGFNIGKVSYRPYIAKDEVLELRHEGAKVEPGDELPKTAVIDLILGDGSGSLNRNAEEESEGDTDEPTAETDDGGDN
- the yaaA gene encoding peroxide stress protein YaaA, whose amino-acid sequence is MKVVISPAKSLDFETKLPTSRYSEASFLSEAERLNKILKKKSARSLKKLMGISENLAQQNYERNQQWALPFTKENSRQAVYAFSGDVYRGIDVYTLPKEKIDYMQDTLRIISGLYGILKPLDLIQPYRLEMGSKFPVGVKKNLYEFWKQKITEKINEELEEDEVFVNLASNEYFKAIDTKSLKVPVITCTFKDFKNGEYKAIMTFAKLARGYMTRYIFDNECKTVDDFKGFNYEGYGFSEDMSGDSELVFIR
- a CDS encoding uracil-DNA glycosylase family protein, with product MFLHKHPYSPFIPGNTRKLIVGTLPPPRFTTGELKPGDVDFCYGSRDGLLWPILNRLFNLELPFETSEEAIAKRKEFLQDHHIGICDIVASASREKVDASDLGMKGVKLRDLVRVLDENPTIDTLLFMGGNSKNGPEYFFRKLLKRYSIPLKIIVDEVPRIHEFQLPDNSRVIRTVSLTAPSGAANRAVGSLPQYKEMKAKDPEFNTIDFRVKQYEPFFTGE
- a CDS encoding D-alanine--D-alanine ligase, giving the protein MAKKHIAVAMGGYSSEFDISLQSGKIVCENLDRNKYHVHAVQITKQGWFYLPENGDRKTIDRSNFSFENNGEKIVPDAIFNTIHGTPGEDGYMAAYWELLGIPQTSAGFYQAALSFNKRDCLSVLKHFGIHCANSYYINKGTDYDLEAIVLSTGLPCFVKPNRAGSSFGISKVNDMEDLQPAIEKAFTEDTEVLIETALVGTEVSVGTYRKDGEIIVLPVTEIVSENDFFDYEAKYLGKSQEITPARISDEETQTVQLEAKKVYHLLNMTGVSRSEFIIQDGVPYFLETNTTPGLSSESIVPKMVKETGMSLSEFFGILVDEALVKK
- a CDS encoding RluA family pseudouridine synthase, translated to MTEETTNPEQEPSGNDELFEHYRFVADKGQQPLRVDKYLMNKIENATRNKIQQAAKEGNIHVNDSPVKQNYKVKGGDVVQVLFEHPPYEFLLTPEDIPLDIVFEDEAVVVVNKPAGMVVHPGHGNYSGTLINALTFHFDNLPNNSSNRPGLVHRIDKDTSGLLVIAKTEEVMTNLSKQFFNKTTEREYVALVWGNVEEDEGTIEGNIGRHPKNRLQNTVFEGDDAEKGKPAVTHFKVLERLGYVTLLSCRLETGRTHQIRVHLKHIGHTLFNDERYGGDSILKGTHFSKYKQFVENCFKVLPRQALHARTLGFVHPFSGEQMRFETPIPEDMELCLEKWRNYSKHVIE
- the coaD gene encoding pantetheine-phosphate adenylyltransferase, producing MRRAVFPGSFDPLTLGHVDIIKRALPLFDEIIVAIGINADKKYMWTLDQRKSFLEKTFKDYPTVRVGTYSGLTADYCKKENAQYILRGLRNTADFTYEQTIGQANERNFGVDSVFLMGSPEMSFISSSVVRDIARNGGDFSKLVPDAVK